A genomic window from Streptomyces broussonetiae includes:
- a CDS encoding ABC transporter ATP-binding protein, whose product MVLNTLRRLRADRQARAGLAHLTADRPRRPADGELLLETVGLTKSYAGADGELPVLSGINLQVRAGEVVALLGKSGSGKSTLLRCLAGLVPASSGTVAYRGTSLTGANPGTAMVFQTFALLPWLTVQQNVELGLEAKGVPAAERADAARQAIDLIGLDGFESAYPKELSGGMRQRVGFARALVVEPDVLMMDEPFSALDVLTAENLRGELMELWESGQFPTRAIVLVTHNIEEAVLMADRIVVLGARPYGTVREVFEVGLDRPRDRDSAAFGDLIDRVYRTMTGRQKEGRVPGRHESVELEKRTPANTPLPPASVDGLSGLAEMVLNRGGRCDLADLADELGLAVDDLLPQVDALDLLGFTTLSGDDLLLSDTGTAFAGADVQESKKIFAEAVQRAPLVTLITRSLRSNSGATLRAGFFRDLLAHHFTAEQVARQLETATDWGRYAELYSYDAEPQEYRLDESDDVHVAVTVAGRG is encoded by the coding sequence ATGGTGCTGAACACCCTGCGTCGGCTGCGCGCCGACCGCCAGGCCCGCGCCGGCCTCGCCCACCTGACCGCCGACAGGCCCCGCCGTCCCGCCGACGGCGAGCTGCTGCTGGAGACCGTCGGCCTGACCAAGTCCTATGCCGGCGCCGACGGCGAACTGCCCGTCCTGTCCGGCATCAACCTCCAGGTGCGCGCCGGTGAGGTCGTCGCGCTGCTCGGCAAGTCGGGCTCCGGCAAGTCCACCCTGCTGCGCTGCCTGGCCGGACTCGTGCCCGCCAGTTCGGGCACCGTCGCCTACCGGGGAACCTCGCTCACCGGAGCGAACCCGGGCACGGCCATGGTGTTCCAGACCTTTGCGCTGCTGCCCTGGCTGACCGTGCAGCAGAACGTCGAACTGGGCTTGGAAGCCAAGGGAGTTCCGGCCGCCGAACGCGCGGACGCCGCCCGGCAGGCCATCGACCTGATCGGCCTGGACGGCTTCGAGTCCGCGTACCCCAAGGAGCTGTCCGGCGGCATGCGCCAGCGCGTCGGCTTCGCCCGCGCCCTCGTCGTGGAGCCGGACGTACTGATGATGGACGAGCCGTTCTCCGCCCTCGACGTGCTGACCGCCGAGAACCTGCGCGGCGAGCTGATGGAGCTGTGGGAGTCCGGCCAGTTCCCGACCCGCGCCATCGTCCTGGTCACTCACAACATCGAGGAGGCCGTGCTGATGGCCGACCGGATCGTCGTCCTGGGCGCCCGCCCCTACGGCACGGTCCGCGAGGTCTTCGAGGTCGGTCTCGACCGCCCCCGCGACCGTGACTCGGCCGCCTTCGGCGACCTGATCGACCGCGTCTACCGCACCATGACCGGGCGCCAGAAGGAGGGCCGGGTCCCCGGCCGGCACGAGTCGGTGGAACTGGAGAAGCGCACCCCGGCGAACACCCCGCTGCCCCCGGCGAGCGTCGACGGACTGTCGGGGCTCGCGGAGATGGTGCTGAACCGCGGCGGACGCTGCGACCTGGCCGACCTCGCCGACGAACTCGGCCTGGCGGTGGACGACCTGCTGCCCCAGGTCGACGCGCTCGACCTGCTTGGCTTCACGACACTCAGCGGGGACGACCTGCTGCTGTCCGACACAGGTACGGCCTTCGCGGGCGCCGACGTGCAGGAGTCGAAGAAGATCTTCGCCGAGGCCGTCCAGCGTGCCCCGCTGGTCACGCTGATCACCAGGAGTCTGCGCAGCAACTCGGGCGCCACCTTGCGCGCCGGCTTCTTCCGCGACCTGCTGGCCCACCACTTCACCGCCGAGCAGGTCGCCCGTCAGCTGGAGACGGCCACCGACTGGGGTCGCTACGCCGAGCTGTACTCCTACGACGCCGAGCCGCAGGAGTACCGCCTCGACGAGAGCGACGACGTGCACGTGGCCGTCACCGTGGCCGGGCGGGGCTGA